CTCCAGCTGCATCTACCCGCGCATGGCGGAGCAGCCGATCCGCGAGGAATACTTGCTCAACGGCAAGCTCGAACCCACCAACGAGCCCTATGCGATCGCCAAGATCGCAGGCCTCAAGCTGTGCGAGAGCTACAACCGCCAGTACGGCGCCACGCACGGCATCGACTACCGCAGCGTGATGCCGACCAACCTGTATGGCCCCGGCGACAACTACCACCTTGAAAACAGCCACGTGGTGCCGGCGCTGATCCAGCGCTTTCACCTGGCAAAGATCAGCAATGCGCCAAGCGTGCTGATCTGGGGCAGCGGCCGCGCGCGGCGCGAGTTTTTGTACGTCGACGACATGGTCGAGGGCTGCATCGAGGTGATGAACCTGTCGCGCGCCGAATACGACCGGCAGACCGACGCGATGCGCGGGCACATCAACCTCGGCACCGGCGAAGACGTGTCGATCGCCGAGCTCACCGAGCTGATCCGCGACGTGGTGGGCTACACCGGCGCCATCCGCTACGACCTCGCGCAGCCCGATGGCGCGCCGAGAAAGCTGCTCGACGTGTCGCGCGCCAGCAGCCTCGGATGGCACGCGACGGTATCGCTGGCCGAAGGGCTTGGCCGCACCTACGCCGACTACCAGACGGCGATTCGCCCGGTCGAGGAAATCGACCCGATCCAGACGGCGCAGGTCGCCGCCTGAGCCAACCCGGCAGCCACACCACAGCAGGCCCACCATGCGAACCCTCTCCTTCTGGTCCGGCATCGTCTGCGCCATGCTGTGCGGCCTGGTCGACCCCGTGTGGGGCTATGCGGCGGTGTGTGCGCTGTCGCTGATTCAGCTCTCGCTGCTGGGCTCCTCGGGCTCCAGCGTGTTCCTGCTGATCCATTACGCGACGATCCTCACGTACTTCTCGATCGCGCCGGCGATGCAGATCTCGCACGACGTGGAGTTCTGGGAGGCCGGCGTGATGAGCACGGCGGCGCACACGCAGGCGCTGATGCTCCTGCTGCTGTACATGGCGGGTGTGGAGGCCGCGCGGCTGGGCGTGCCCGACGTACCCGCGCACCTGCCCGGGGGGCACGACCGGCGCCTGGTCGGCGTGGCCCATCCTCTTCTTCTGCTGCTGAGCTGCTCGCTCGCGGCCTTCGCCACGCTGTTCATCAAGCCCGAGCTCAACTTCGTGGCGCGCGGCCTCACTGGTACCAGTGGCGGCGAAGAGAACGTGCCGATCGACTTCATCTTCTATTCCACGCTGCCCAAGCTGGTGGTGCTGATGTGCTTCGTGGCCCTGGCCATCCACGCTGTGCGCCGTCGCACGCTGTGGTCCTGGTGCGCGGCAGGCCTGGCGTTCGGCCTGGCGTTGGCTGCAGCCAACCCGGTGAACACGGCGCGGCAGGTCTTGCTGATCGGGCTGCTGCCGCTGCTCATCCACGCCCTGGGGCGCAGCCGGCGCTGGCTGCTCGGCAGCGTGATCTTCGGCTCCATCGCGGGCCTGGGCCCGGTGCTGAACCTGATCTCGCGCGGCAGCTTCTGGGGCGAGGAGCTCACGACCTTTCCGTTCAGCCAGGACTTCGACGCCATGTTCGTGGTCGCGGGCATCCTGGAGCGCGCACCCATTCCCGATCTCGGCTGGGGCCGCTACCTGCTCTCGGCGTTCTCGTTCTTCCTGCCGCGCGATCTGAAGATGTTCCCGGACTTCGACCCACTCGGCTGGTCGGCCATCCTGGGCAACTTCTCGCAGAGCAACCTGTCGCTGCCACCCTTCACCACGGCGTATTTCGACTTCGGGTTGGCGGGGCCGGCGCTGTTCGGCTATGCGATCTCGGCGGGCTTTCGCGTGGTCGACCGCGCCATCGATCCGAACCGGCCGTTGTCGGGCTCCTACCTGTCGGCACTGGTGCTGCTCGCCGCCTACGTGCCGTTCATGCGCGGCCCGATCCTGGGCTGGGGACCGTTCGCGGTTTCGGGCCTGATCGCCGCCGTCATTGCCGGCGCCCTGAGTTCCCGCGCCCGCCGGCCGCTGCCGCGCGCGGTGCGTCACGGCCTTCCGAGTGCGTGAGGACGTCGCACATGGCCACCTACCTCTACTACGACACCGTGCGCCTGAACAAGGCGGCCGGCGGCGTGCTCAACGTGTCCGAGGTGCTGCTGCGCCACATGCGGATGTCGCGGGACGACCGCATCGAGCCGGTCAGCGAGCGGCATCCGCGCATCTACGCGCTGGCGCAGCGCCTGAAGATCAGCCGCTTCGTGCTCGACACGCTGCTCTACAACTTCCACTACCTGCGCGCGCTGCTCATGGGCGAGCAGCTGTTCTCGGTGTTTCCCAACTACTTCCTGCCGCTGACGCTGTTCGGGCGGCATCGCGATTCGATCGTCATCGTCCATGACCTGCAGTACAAGGCCTACCCGCAGTACTTCAGGCGCAGCAAGCGGCTCTTCCTCGATTGGAGCCTGTGGCGCGCGGCGCACAGCGCGGCGGACGTGGTCTTCATCAGCCGCAGCAGCCAACTGGACTTCGAGCGCCACTTCGGCCGCTGCGAGCATTCGGCTGTGATCTTCAACCCGGTGGACGCGCCCCGGGTCGCGGCGGCACCCACTACACCGGGTGCAGCAACGGATGCGGCCCCGGGCGAGCGCTACCTCATCGCGGCCTACCACTACTACCCGCACAAGAATTTCGGCGGCATCCTCGCCCTCTTCGAGCGCATGAAGCGCGCGGGCCTGGTCGACTACCTCGACATCACCGGCAACGGCGCGGCCGATGTCGAGCGCATGGTGGCCGCGCTGGCGCCCGAGGTGCGTGGCTCGGTGCGGCACCGGGGGCTGGTGTCGCGCGACGAACTGCTGCGGCTGTACCAGGGCGCCACCGCGTTCATCTCGCTGTCTACCTTCGAGGGCTTCAACCTCTCGGCGGCCGAGGCAGCAACGCTGGGCGTGCCGCTGCTGCTGTCGGACATTCCGGTGCATCGCGAGCTGTTCGCGGACTACGGCTTCTTCGTGGGCAGCGCTGCCAGCGACCCGTACCAGCTGGCCAAGCACCTCGCGCGCCACGAGCGCACGCATCCGGTGTGGGTCCATGCCACTGCCTGCGCGCCAGCCGCGGTCGCGGGGCGCTATCTCATGCTCAAGCGCGGCGCGCTGTCGCTCGCCCGGGCCATGCCATGACGAAATGGCCGTTCCCCGCGATGCGTTTTCTTGCAGCGCTGCTGTTGCTGGCAGTGATGCCGCTGGCCGGCCGCGCGCAACCCGCGGGCACATCGGCGGGCGCCCCGATGCCGGGCTTCGGCGTGATGGTGCATTACCTGCCCGACAAGCAGTCGATCAACGAGATCAAGCGTTTCGACGTCGAGGCCTTCGCGTCGACGCTCGCGGACATGCGCGCTTCGCACCTGATCCTGACGCTGGGCCAGAACAACGGCCAGTACATCGCGCCCAATGCCGCGCTCGAAGTGCTCTGCCCGGGCAGCGCCGCGAACCGCTCGCCACGCGACCTGCCGATGGAAATCGGCCAGGCGCTGCGCAAGCGCGGCATCTCGCTGATCCTCTACCTGCCGTTTCGTGCGCCGCAGGCAGACCCCGCGCTGATGGATTGCCTGGGCGACGTGTCCGAGCAGGAGCCGCCGCCCGCACGCTTCATCGCCGCCTGGTCGAGCGTGATCCGCGACTGGTCGGAGCGCTACGGCTCGCTCGTGAGCGGCTGGTGGTTCGACGGCACCTACAACACGAAGGGCATCACGCCCGCCGGCTGGGAAATGCTGTGCAGCGCGGCCCGCACGGGCGCTACCAACCGCTGGCTGGCCTTCAACGCGGGCGAAGGCGCGGAGCGCTTCAGCGTCAAGTCGGCGCCCTGCCAGAACCTGATGGCCGGCGAATACATGCAACCACCCGCGCACCTCACCGCCCCGCCGTCGGAGCTCGCGCTCCATGTGCTGACGCCATTGAGCGCCTCGTGGGGCCGCGAGGCGCCGGCGCGCTTCACGGCGGCGCAGTTGCGCAGCTGGATTTCGGAAGCGGCCGCCGTGCGCGGCCTCTTCACGCTGGACATGCCCATCGACGCCGCCGGCCGCTTTCTTCCCGCGCACGTCGCGCTGATGAAGAGCGTTACGGCGCGCAAGCCCTGAACACAACGAATGCTGTCACATCCCATCAACCCTCAACCAAGCGCCATGAACCCAACCCTGCCCTTCATCGTCGTGGAAGACCGCCAGAACAAGACCCTCGCGCTGTGCCGCGAATCGGCGGCGCTGGCCGGCGAGCCGCTTTTCGTGCTGTCGGACACCGACGCGGGCCCGGCCTACGAACGCTTCTGCCGGTCCTACGTGCATCTGTCGAGCAACCCGCCGGAGTTCGAAAAGATCTGCTTTCGGCGCTACTTTCTCCTAGCGCAGTTTCTGGAATCCCACCCCGAAGTGCGCGAATTCGTGCTGATCGACAGCGATGTGCTGCTTTTTCAGGGTGCGGCGCCGCATATCGCGCGGCTTGCGGGCAAGTCCGACTTCTCTGGTTCCTGCATGCAGTCCGCGGACGGCTGGAACCCCTGCCAGATCTCGCCGCACGTGAGCTACTGGACCGCGAACGGCCTGCGCCGCTTCGTGGCCTACGTGCTCGACAGCTACGCCACCCCCTCGGGCCGCAGGAAGCTGCGTGACATCGCGGGGCGTTTTGCCGCGCGGGGCGTGCGCGGCGGCGTGTCCGACATGACCCTGCTCTATCTCTGGGCCCACGCCACGGGCAACGACGCTCCCATCAACCGCGTGCTCGACGGCACGGTCATCGACCACAACATCAACGGCATGCACAACCTCGTGCGGCGGGAGTTCAAGGTGCTTGGCGGCGCCAAGCGCATTGCGTACCGCGACGGCAAGGCCTGGCTGACGAGCACCGCCGGCGAACTGACGCGCGTGGTCGCCCTGCACTTCCAGGGCAGCGCCAAGATGGCCATGCCCTTCGCGCTGCGCGGCCACATGCACACCGTGGCGGCCGTGACCTACGCGCTGCAGATGGCCCGCCGCGCGAAGAACAACGCGTTCCGGGCCGGCGCATTCGTGCGCCGGCTGTTCGACACGGGCCGCGTGTCTCGCGCCCCGGTCGGCAAGTAAGCGTGAAGCCAGCCGACGCCATGAAGCACTTCAGCCTGTCACTTGCTCCGCCCGGCGCGCGCATGGCCTGGCTGTCGGGCCTGGGCGCGCTCGCTTCGCGGCTGTATGTGTACCTGTCGGGCTTTCTGGCGATCTTCCTGATGGCGGCGAGCATTTCGCCGGCGCGCTTCGGCGAGTACTCCATTTACCAGTCGGTCATGGAGGTGGCGCTGGTGATGGGCACGCTGGGCAGCTCGCTGCTGTTCTCGCGCAATGCGGCGAGCGTGCCGCCGGGCGTGACGCGCGGCGACGTGGTGCGCACGCTGGCCATCGGCCTGCCGCTGGCCACGGTGCTGGTGACGGTGATCCTCACGGTGCAGCACATGCCCGTGGGCGATGCGCCCTTCCTTCTGCTGGTGGCCACGCTGGCGGTCTTCTCGTTCAACAGCCTGCGGCTCTCGTTCGGTCGCGGCCTCGGCCACGCAGGGCTGCTCAACCTGGAGGGCGGCATCCGCGCGACCATCCTGGTCGTGGGCATCAGCCTGTGTGTAGCGGTGCGCTTCGACCTGGGCGTGGCGCACCTGCTGCTCATCAACCTGTTCGCCGTCGTGGTGGTGTGCGTGGCCGTCGGCCTGCCGGGCAACGGCGCAGCGCCACCAGCCGGGCGCGCCGCGCTCGGGTTGGCGTCGCAGGCCGGCGCGACGGTGTATTCGCTGCTCATGTTCCTGCTGCGCAAGTCGGACCTGCTCATCGTGGCGTACTTCATGCCGCTGAGCTACGTGGGGGCCTTCAAGCTCGCGTTCCTGCTGGCCGAGGCGCCGTCGCAGTTCGTGCAGGCCTTCCTGGTCACGAAGACGCCTGCGATGCTGGAGACGGACGCGGGCAACTTCACCGCGGCCAAGCTGCGCCTGGCGAAGCATTCCTTCCTGCTGGGCTGCGGGCTCTTCGTCGGGCTGGCCGCGCTCATCTCGGTGGCCGCGCCGCTGCTCAAGCTGGGCAACGAGGCGCGCACCATCTTCATGTGCATTGCGCCGTACTTCCTGCTGCGCACCTACACGATCCACCACGAGATGGTGCTGTCTCTGAAGACCTCGATGGGCTCGCTCGGCGCCTGGGCGCTGGTGGAGGTTGCGCTGCGGCTGGCGTCATACGGCGCGGTGGTGATGGTCTTTCCGGACAAGCCGCACTACGTGTTCTTCATTGCCTGCGTGACCGACTTCGTGCTGTACGAGACGCGCATGCGCCTGCAATTCGGCTTCTTCCCGATCGTGCGCCTGCTGACGCGGAGGCAGGCATCGTGAAGATCCTCGTCTACTCGATGAACTTCGCTCCCGAGCTGGCCGGCATCGGCAAGTACTCGGGCGAGATGGCCGAGTGGCTGCACGCCCGCGGGCACGAGGTGCGGGTGATTGCGTCGCCGCCCTTCTTTCCGCAGTGGTCGGTGCTCGAGGGCTACTCGGCCTGGGCCTACCGCAAGACCGACTGGAACGGCGTCACGGTGTGCCGTGCGCCCACCTGGGTGCCGTCGAAGCCTCGTGCACTGGGACGCATCGGGCACCTGCTGTCTTTCACGCTGTCGAGCATTCCGCTGCTGCTGGCGCAACTGCGCTGGAAGCCTGACGTGGTGTTCGTGGTGGAGCCGCCCATCTCCTGCGCGCCGGCCGCGCTGTGCTTCGCGAAGCTGCTCGGCATCCGCTCCTGGCTGCACGTGCAGGACTACGAAGTTGACGCGGCATTCGGCCTCGGCTGGGTGCGCGGCGAGCGGGTGCGGCGCTTCGCCCTGGCCGCCGAGCGCTGGCTGATGCGCAAGTTCGACCGGGTGTCGTCCATCTCCTCCACGATGTGCACCAAGGCGCTGGAGAAAGGCGTGGACGAATCGCGGCTGGTGCTGTTTCCGAACTGGGTCGACGTGCAGGCCATCCAGCCCGTTGCGCGACCGCCGGTGGTCGAAGGCGTGTCGGCACAGGGCTTCCGGGCCGAGCTGAACATTCCCGCCGACGCGGTGGTCGTGCTCTACGCGGGCAGCCTCGGCAGCAAGCAGGGCATCGAGCTGCTGGCCGAGGCGGCGCGCCTGCTGGTGTGCTCCCACAACATCCACTTCGTGTTCTGCGGCAACGGCCCGAGCCGTGCCTCGCTGATGGACGCCTGCACCCGGCTGGGCAACACGCATTTTCTCGACCTGCAGCCTGCCGAAAGACTCAACGAACTGCTGGGCATGGCCGACATCCACGTGCTGCCCCAGCGCGCCGATGCCGCCGACCTCGTCATGCCGTCGAAGCTGGGCGGCATGCTCGCGAGCGGCCGCGCCGTGATCGTGACCGCGCACGCCGGCACCGCGCTCAGCGAGGCCGTGTGGGGCCGCGGCGTGGTGGTCGAGCCGGGCGATGCGGCCGCGCTGGCCGATGCCATCGAACAGCTCTCCATGTCGCCCGAAACGCGCGAGCTGCTGGGTTCCGCCGGCCGCCGTTTCGCCGAGGCCGAACTTGACCGCAACGCAATCCTGCAGCGCCTCGAAGAGGAACTGCAGCGCTGCATCGCCGGCTGACGCGGCACCCCACACGAGGACCACGACCATGCCCAAGTCCACATCCGCACCCAGGGTCCTCGTGACCGGCGGCGCCGGCTTCATCGGCAGCCACACCTGCGTGGCGCTGATCGCGGCGGGCTATCAGCCGGTGGTGCTCGACTCGCTCGTCAACAGCGACGCGCGCTCGCTGCAGCGGGTGGCGTGCATCACGGGGGTCGAACCCGTTCTCGTGCGCGGCGACGTGCGCGACGCGGCGGCGCTCGACCGCACGTTCGCGGCGCACGGGGTCGAAGCGGTCGTGCATCTCGCAGGGCTGAAGGCGGTCGGTGAATCGGTGGCCGACCCGGTGAGCTACTACGACGTCAACGTGGCCGGCACCCTGGCGCTGGTGCAAGCCATGGGCCGCGCCGATGTGCGCACGCTGGTGTTCTCCTCGTCGGCCACGGTGTACGGCGACTCGCAGCCCTCGCCCATTGCGGAGAGTGCACCTTACGGCGCGGTCAACCCTTATGGCCGCACCAAGGCGATGGTCGAGACCGTGCTGGCCGACCTGGCTCAGGCCGACGCACGCTGGGGCATTGCCTGCCTGCGCTACTTCAATCCCGTCGGTGCGCACGAAAGCGGCCTGCTCGGCGAGCGCCCGCACGGGCCGCCCAACAACCTGATGCCCTACATCTCGCAGGTTGCGGCCGGCGAGCGCGAATGCCTGGTGGTGCACGGCGCCGACTACGAAACGGCTGACGGCACCGGCGTGCGCGACTACGTGCACGTGATGGACGTGGCCGAAGGCCATGTGGCGGCGCTGCGCCATGCAGTGCGCCACAGCGGCATTCTCATGACCAACCTTGGCACCGGCCGTGGCGCCTCGGTGCTCGAAGTGGTGTCGGCCTTCGAGCGCGCGAGCGGTCGCCGCATTGCCCTGCGCATCGGGCCGCGCCGCCCCGGGGACGCGCCCGCCTACTGGGCCGATGCTCGCAGTGCATTTCTCGCCTTCGGCTGGCGCGCGCGCCGCGACCTCGACCAGATGTGCGCGGACAGCTGGCGCTGGCAGGCCGCGAACCCGCACGGCTTCGACGACCCGGCGCCGGCCTTTGCCGCGGACTTTCCGCGCTTTCAGAGCAACGGCACCAGCACGCATATCAACTCCAACCTGGGACACACCCATGTCTGACAACCCATCCCCCTTTCTTGGCGAGCAGGCCGATGGCCGCTCGGGGTTTCCACCGGGCATCGTTCCGCCTGTTGCGCCGCTGTGGCCCGGCTTCCTGACGGGGCAGGAGGATGCGCCGGTGCGCGTGCTGCTCGTGGATGACGACGAGTTCATGCGCCGGGTGATCGCGCAGGAGCTGCTGTCTGACCTGCGCATCCAGCTCGAAGGCCAGGCCGGCAGCCTGCGCGACGGCCGCCGTCTGCTGGCCACGCACG
This is a stretch of genomic DNA from Variovorax paradoxus. It encodes these proteins:
- a CDS encoding GDP-L-fucose synthase family protein; translation: MRIFVAGHRGMVGQATSRRLRELGHDVVTRTHSELDLLDQAAVARFFSTEQIDQVYLAAAKVGGIHANMTYPAQFIYENLAIATNVTHQAFVSGVKRLLFLGSSCIYPRMAEQPIREEYLLNGKLEPTNEPYAIAKIAGLKLCESYNRQYGATHGIDYRSVMPTNLYGPGDNYHLENSHVVPALIQRFHLAKISNAPSVLIWGSGRARREFLYVDDMVEGCIEVMNLSRAEYDRQTDAMRGHINLGTGEDVSIAELTELIRDVVGYTGAIRYDLAQPDGAPRKLLDVSRASSLGWHATVSLAEGLGRTYADYQTAIRPVEEIDPIQTAQVAA
- a CDS encoding glycosyltransferase, which translates into the protein MATYLYYDTVRLNKAAGGVLNVSEVLLRHMRMSRDDRIEPVSERHPRIYALAQRLKISRFVLDTLLYNFHYLRALLMGEQLFSVFPNYFLPLTLFGRHRDSIVIVHDLQYKAYPQYFRRSKRLFLDWSLWRAAHSAADVVFISRSSQLDFERHFGRCEHSAVIFNPVDAPRVAAAPTTPGAATDAAPGERYLIAAYHYYPHKNFGGILALFERMKRAGLVDYLDITGNGAADVERMVAALAPEVRGSVRHRGLVSRDELLRLYQGATAFISLSTFEGFNLSAAEAATLGVPLLLSDIPVHRELFADYGFFVGSAASDPYQLAKHLARHERTHPVWVHATACAPAAVAGRYLMLKRGALSLARAMP
- a CDS encoding lipopolysaccharide biosynthesis protein; translated protein: MKHFSLSLAPPGARMAWLSGLGALASRLYVYLSGFLAIFLMAASISPARFGEYSIYQSVMEVALVMGTLGSSLLFSRNAASVPPGVTRGDVVRTLAIGLPLATVLVTVILTVQHMPVGDAPFLLLVATLAVFSFNSLRLSFGRGLGHAGLLNLEGGIRATILVVGISLCVAVRFDLGVAHLLLINLFAVVVVCVAVGLPGNGAAPPAGRAALGLASQAGATVYSLLMFLLRKSDLLIVAYFMPLSYVGAFKLAFLLAEAPSQFVQAFLVTKTPAMLETDAGNFTAAKLRLAKHSFLLGCGLFVGLAALISVAAPLLKLGNEARTIFMCIAPYFLLRTYTIHHEMVLSLKTSMGSLGAWALVEVALRLASYGAVVMVFPDKPHYVFFIACVTDFVLYETRMRLQFGFFPIVRLLTRRQAS
- a CDS encoding glycosyltransferase WbuB → MKILVYSMNFAPELAGIGKYSGEMAEWLHARGHEVRVIASPPFFPQWSVLEGYSAWAYRKTDWNGVTVCRAPTWVPSKPRALGRIGHLLSFTLSSIPLLLAQLRWKPDVVFVVEPPISCAPAALCFAKLLGIRSWLHVQDYEVDAAFGLGWVRGERVRRFALAAERWLMRKFDRVSSISSTMCTKALEKGVDESRLVLFPNWVDVQAIQPVARPPVVEGVSAQGFRAELNIPADAVVVLYAGSLGSKQGIELLAEAARLLVCSHNIHFVFCGNGPSRASLMDACTRLGNTHFLDLQPAERLNELLGMADIHVLPQRADAADLVMPSKLGGMLASGRAVIVTAHAGTALSEAVWGRGVVVEPGDAAALADAIEQLSMSPETRELLGSAGRRFAEAELDRNAILQRLEEELQRCIAG
- the galE gene encoding UDP-glucose 4-epimerase GalE produces the protein MPKSTSAPRVLVTGGAGFIGSHTCVALIAAGYQPVVLDSLVNSDARSLQRVACITGVEPVLVRGDVRDAAALDRTFAAHGVEAVVHLAGLKAVGESVADPVSYYDVNVAGTLALVQAMGRADVRTLVFSSSATVYGDSQPSPIAESAPYGAVNPYGRTKAMVETVLADLAQADARWGIACLRYFNPVGAHESGLLGERPHGPPNNLMPYISQVAAGERECLVVHGADYETADGTGVRDYVHVMDVAEGHVAALRHAVRHSGILMTNLGTGRGASVLEVVSAFERASGRRIALRIGPRRPGDAPAYWADARSAFLAFGWRARRDLDQMCADSWRWQAANPHGFDDPAPAFAADFPRFQSNGTSTHINSNLGHTHV